A stretch of DNA from Falsirhodobacter algicola:
ATCTCATCCGACAGGATCTGCATGTAGCGGGCCAGAACGATCAGGTCGGCGCCCGTATCCTCGACCACGCGCATGATCGCGCCTTCGGCCTCGGGCTTGTTCTCCTTGGTCACCTTGATGCAGTGGAAGGGGATGTCGTGGTTCACGACGACCTTCTGGTAATCCATGTGGTTGGAGATGACGGCCACGATCTCGATCGGCAGCGCGCCGATGCGCACGCGGTACAGCAGATCGTTCAGGCAGTGCCCGAACCGCGACACCATGATGACGACCTTCATCTTGCGGTCTTCGTCATGGAATTGGGCATCCATGTCCAGCGATTTGGCGGTCGCGGCAAAGCCCTTGTGCAGCGCATCCAGCGCGACGCCCGTTTCGGGAACGAAGCTGACGCGCATGAAGAAACGGCCGGTCACCGGGTCGTCGTATTGCGAACTGTCGGTGATGTTGCAGCCCTGCTCGGCCAGATAGCCGGCGATGGCGGCAACGATGCCGCGCTTGGAAGGGCAGGTCACGGTCAGGCAGTATTTGGTCATGGTTGTCTTCCCAAGGATCTGATGCTCCGGCCGGGGCCGGGGGACCGCGCCTTGCCTCGAAGGCGCGGGTCGGTGTGTCAGGCCGTCAGGCCGTCCGGTTC
This window harbors:
- the purU gene encoding formyltetrahydrofolate deformylase encodes the protein MTKYCLTVTCPSKRGIVAAIAGYLAEQGCNITDSSQYDDPVTGRFFMRVSFVPETGVALDALHKGFAATAKSLDMDAQFHDEDRKMKVVIMVSRFGHCLNDLLYRVRIGALPIEIVAVISNHMDYQKVVVNHDIPFHCIKVTKENKPEAEGAIMRVVEDTGADLIVLARYMQILSDEMCQKMSGRIINIHHSFLPSFKGANPYKQAYERGVKLIGATSHYVTADLDEGPIIEQDTVRITHAQSAEDYVSLGRDVESQVLARAIHAHAHRRAFLNGNKTVVFPASPGAYASERMG